The sequence below is a genomic window from Luteitalea sp..
TTGGACAGACGCCGCCATTCTCGGCGGCGCCGGCATTCCGTCCGTGGTGTTCGGCCCCGGCGGCGCGGGACTTCACGGCACCTGCGAGCACGTGGTGATATCGGATGTCTTGATCTGTCGCGATGTGCTCGTGCGGTTGGCGGAGCAGTTTTGCTAAAGGTTCGAGGTAAAAGGTCCGAGGTAAGAGGTTATCTGCAGGGTTCAACGCCGGAGGTTTCCTTCGGGTTTCGGGGTAAGGGCTTGACGAAACGCTCGACGTTCCAGCCCTCGGCGCTCGACGTCAACCTCTTCGCAGGAACTGGCCTCCTACCTTGAACCTCGAACCTCGAACCTCGAACCTTGAACCTCTTTCCTTCCCGGCAACCGATGCCGTGCCGCATCTCCTTCGAAGCGAAGCACCGGCGCGCGTGGCTCCGTCGTCCATCCCGGGGAGGTGTGCCCGCATGCAGCACAACGCAGCGTGACCCGATTGGGCTCGAAGTGGAGGAGCGCGTCATGTCCCTGTATCCCGCACAGCCATTGTGCCAACCGTGTCACGACCCGCTGCGCCAAGCTCTCACGCGACGCGGGTGCCGCGGCGCTCGGCGTCTCAGCCTGGAGCGCCAACCGAGCAACGTTGGTCGTCATGTCCATCCTCTCCTGGTACCGCCGCGCCTTCGCTGACGCGGCACCGGTGCGTGTGGCACGCAAAGAGATCACCCCGCACACCTGCCAGCAAATGATGTGCCTACAGACTCTCCAGGGGGACCATGATGAGCAACTATTTTATTCGTAGCGCATTAGGGATGCTTGGCGCCAAACAGATGAGCTCCGGCGCGCCATGGAATTCCTTCCGCCGGTCACGGAAATTTGACCTGCTGGATCGACGATTGGGATTCCCGGATCCCGAGGGGACGGCGGGTCAGCTCTTCGGTGCGAGGAGATGGTCGAGGGCGTGCCCGTAATAGCGCAGGACACCACGGTCGCGCACGCGAAAACGGTGCCCCTCGCGCACGATGACGCCGCGCAGACAGAGCAGCTCCACGCCGCGCTCGGTCGCCACGGTCGGGTCACTGACGTCGAGGTTCGCCCCTCGGACCATGAGCGTCGTCGTCAGGGCTTCGACGCGCGCTTCGAGATCGGACTCCGCAATCGACGGCCGCATGGCCGTGGCGACGAGGGCGGTGGGCAATACCTTGTAGAGCTGGCTGACGCGCTCTCGTGTCAGACGTGCGAGCTGCAGCACATCGCGCCGCGAATCGGAGCAATACCCAGTCAATGAAATCGGCGGGCCGAAGGTCACGAACGCCCGCGTCTCGTAGCCAACGGCAGAGCCGACCATCTCGGCAATCTCTCGCGTGAAGGGTCGCTGGCCACGCTTCACGCCCTGGCGAGCCAGCGTGCGATCCTCGAGCACCAGGTCGTAGGTGATCGCGCAGGGGACGATCTGCACATGCGCACCGTTGTCGGCCAGCAGCGTGGCATGAACCAGCCCCGTCTTGAACGGCTTGAGATCACCCGCGTAGCTCCTGCCGCCCTCCGGATAGAACAACAGATCGTGCTGCTCGAGTATCTCGGCGACGTACGCCTTCTGCGTCGCCAGATATACTGGGTCGCGGGCGTTACGTCGAATCGGAATCGCGCCGGTGACATGCCGGTTGATCAAGCCGAACGCCCCGCCGAACAGGTTGATGCCGGCGGCGATAATCGGCGGCCGGATCGCGTAGTCTTCGAGCACGAGCGGGCCGATCAGGTAATCCAGGTGACTCCTGTGGTTCGAGACGTAGACCGTACGTCCTGCCGCCACGCTCCGTTCGACATGCTCCAGGCCTTCGCCGATCCGTGTGATCTTTCGAAGAATAGGGTAGAGAGGGTGTTTCAGCGCGCGGTAGATGTGATACCGCTGCGTCGTGCGAAGCTCGTCGAGATAGGCGTGGATTCGCTCCCGCGCCTCAACCGGCGAGAGTCCCTCGGTGCCGCGGAGGTAGCGGGCCACCTCCTCGCGTGAGAGGACCGCCTGGGTAATCTCGTCCAGCATCAGCGGAGAATATAGCATCGCTTCCTCGCGGGGCGCAGCCTTAGGGCGGTGCCTCGCCACGCTCGCGGTGCGTTCGGCGAACGCGCCCTACCATCGTGGTAGGGACGCCTCGCCGAGGTGTCCGTTTCCGGCTCCAGGGCTGTTGGTTCTCAGGACCCAAGAATCGCACAGATCCTTTGCGTGAACTGCGCCGTCGTTGCCGATCCGCCAAGATCCGGCGTGCGGCAGCCTTCGTCGAGCGCTTTATGCAACGCGGTTCGGATGCGATTCGCCGCGGCGCCCTCGCCTATATGGTGCAACATCATCAACGCCGAGAGCAGAAGTGCTGTGGGGTTGGCCACACCCTTGCCGGCGATATCCGGTGCGCTGCCGTGTACCGCCTCGAAGACCGCCATCTCCTCGCCCAGGTTCGCGCCAGGGACGACGCCGAGGCCGCCCACGAGGCCTGCGCAAAGGTCGGACACGATGTCGCCATACAGATTGGGCATCAGCAGCACGTCGAACCGCTCCGGGTGCATGACGAGCTGCATGCACGCGGCATCCACAATGCGCTCATCGTAGGTGATGTCGGTGAACTCCTTGGCTACGGCGCGGACGCTGTCGAGGAAGAGACCGTCGCTCAGCTTCATGATGTTGGCCTTGTGCACCGCCGTGATCCGTTTCCGGTCGTGCTCACGCGCGTATGCAAACGCAAACCGCGCGATGCGCCCGGACGCGTGCGCCGTGATCACCTTCAGGCTCTCGACGACGCCCGGGACGACCCGATGCTCGAGACCGGCATACAGGTCCTCAGTGTTCTCGCGTACCACGACGAGGTCGACGTCGGCAAAGCGCGACGGCACACTCGGCAGGTTCGTCACGGGCCGGAGATTCGCGAACAGGTCGAGCTGCTGGCGCAGCGCGACGTTCACGCTCGTGAATCCCGAGCCAACCGGCGTCGTCACAGGGCCCTTGAGCGCCACCTTGTGGTGCCGAATCGAGGTCAGGAGCGCCTCTGGTAACGTTGTCTGTTGCTGCTCCAAGGCTGACGCTCCGACGTCGAAGCGTTCCCAGGTCACGTCGACACCAGCCGCGTCGATGATGCGCACAACGGCTTCCGTGACCTCAGGGCCGATACCGTCGCCAGGGATCAGGGCAATTTGATGCATGGGAGTAAGGGTCAGCGTCGAGGTTCGAGGTTCAAGGTTCAAGGTTCGAGGTTCGAGGTTCAAGGTCCAAGGTGGAAGGTCCGGCGTTCGGGCGCCCCGGCGCTCAACCTCGAGCCTTTCGTGGCTCCCGGGTGCTTTCAACCTCGAACCTTGAACCTCGAACCTCTCACCTTATAATTCCACAGGGAGGCACTCTTGACTGTGACTACTGCTGTTTCGCTCGACGTTCTACAGAATATCGCCACGCGGCTTCGCATCGACTCCGTTCGTGCGACCAGCGAAGCCGGAAGCGGCCATCCTACGACCTGTTGCTCCGCGGCTGATATCGTAGCCGCGCTGTTCTTCGCGGACATGCAATTCGACCCCAAGAATCCGCGGCGGCCGGATAACGACCGCTTCGTGTTGTCGAAGGGGCATGCGGCGCCGCTGCTCTACGCGGTCTGGGCCGAGCTGGGCGTGATCGGCCGCGCCAGCCTCTTGAAGCTCCGCCAGATCGACTCCGACCTCGAAGGTCATCCGACGCCGCGCCTGCCGTTTGTCGACGTGGCGACCGGTTCTCTTGGCCAAGGCATTTGTGCGGCGGTGGGGATGGCCCTCAACGCGCGCCGCATTGGATCCACCTACCGCACCTACGCCTTGTTGGGTGACGGCGAGTCGGCGGAAGGCTCCGTGTGGGAGGCTGCTCAGAGCGCGCAATTCTATGCGCTCGAGAATCTCTGCGCCATTGTCGACGTCAACAAGTATGGGCAGAGCGGCCAGACGCAGCTCGGGCACGACCTCGAATCGACCGCGGCCAGATGGCGTGGCTTTGGTTGGCATGCACTCGTGGTCGATGGCCACGACCTGCAGGCGCTCGTCGAGGCGTACGCCACCGCGCGCGCGACGCAAGGTCGTCCAACTGTCATTCTGGCACGGACGCTCAAGGGCAAAGGCATCTCCTTTGTCGAAGGCAAGGACGGGTGGCACGGCAAGCCGCTCAAGAAGAATGGTGAGATGGAGCGCGCGATTGCCGAGCTCGAGCAGCAACTCGTCGACGAGCGTGGCGCCACGCGTCCGGTCATCCCGGCTCCGGTGAACGCGACGAGCCCTCCGACGCCTCGCACGCCTCCGGATGTGCTCGTGCCCGCTTACAGCAAGGGGGACAAGGTTGCCACACGGGAAGCGTATGGCACAGCGCTCGCCAAGCTTGGCGCCGCCGATCCACGCGTGGTGGCGCTCGACGGCGACGTCAAGAACTCAACCTTCAGCGAGAAGTTCAAGGAACAGTTTCCGGATCGTTTCTACGAGGCGTTCATTGCCGAGCAGTCAATGGTCGGCATGGCCATGGGACTCGCAAGCGTCGGTGCCATTCCGTTCGCCTCGACCTTTGGGTGCTTCCTCACACGCGCCGCGGATTTCATTCGCATGGCCGGCATCAGTGCGGTGAACGTCAAGCTCTCCGGATCGCATTGCGGCGTGTCCATCGGCGAGGATGGACCGTCCCAGATGGCGCTCGAGGACCTCGCGCTGATGCGGGCCGTGCCGGACGCGACCGTCCTGTATCCCTGCGATGCGGTCAGCACCGAGCGCCTCACCATCCTTGCTGCTCAACAGCCGGGCATTGTCTACCTGCGAACGACGCGGCCGAAGACTCCGGTGCTGTACGGGGCAGATGAGCCGTTCACCGTCGGCGGGTCCAAGGTCCTCCGGAGCGGTACGAAGGACCAGGCCACTGTCGTCGGGGCCGGGATCACCGTCTATGAGGCGTTGGCCGCATTCGACGAGCTGTCCAAGAAGGGAATCTCGATTCGCGTGATCGATCTGTACTCGATCCAGCCGGTCGATGCCGATGCGTTGGTG
It includes:
- a CDS encoding isocitrate dehydrogenase (NAD(+)) is translated as MHQIALIPGDGIGPEVTEAVVRIIDAAGVDVTWERFDVGASALEQQQTTLPEALLTSIRHHKVALKGPVTTPVGSGFTSVNVALRQQLDLFANLRPVTNLPSVPSRFADVDLVVVRENTEDLYAGLEHRVVPGVVESLKVITAHASGRIARFAFAYAREHDRKRITAVHKANIMKLSDGLFLDSVRAVAKEFTDITYDERIVDAACMQLVMHPERFDVLLMPNLYGDIVSDLCAGLVGGLGVVPGANLGEEMAVFEAVHGSAPDIAGKGVANPTALLLSALMMLHHIGEGAAANRIRTALHKALDEGCRTPDLGGSATTAQFTQRICAILGS
- a CDS encoding transketolase, which encodes MTTAVSLDVLQNIATRLRIDSVRATSEAGSGHPTTCCSAADIVAALFFADMQFDPKNPRRPDNDRFVLSKGHAAPLLYAVWAELGVIGRASLLKLRQIDSDLEGHPTPRLPFVDVATGSLGQGICAAVGMALNARRIGSTYRTYALLGDGESAEGSVWEAAQSAQFYALENLCAIVDVNKYGQSGQTQLGHDLESTAARWRGFGWHALVVDGHDLQALVEAYATARATQGRPTVILARTLKGKGISFVEGKDGWHGKPLKKNGEMERAIAELEQQLVDERGATRPVIPAPVNATSPPTPRTPPDVLVPAYSKGDKVATREAYGTALAKLGAADPRVVALDGDVKNSTFSEKFKEQFPDRFYEAFIAEQSMVGMAMGLASVGAIPFASTFGCFLTRAADFIRMAGISAVNVKLSGSHCGVSIGEDGPSQMALEDLALMRAVPDATVLYPCDAVSTERLTILAAQQPGIVYLRTTRPKTPVLYGADEPFTVGGSKVLRSGTKDQATVVGAGITVYEALAAFDELSKKGISIRVIDLYSIQPVDADALVAAGRETGRIITVEDHYAAGGLGDAVAEAVAPHAIPVQRLAVREIPRSGQADVLLDRYGISARHIVEAVVGATA